The following nucleotide sequence is from Stigmatopora nigra isolate UIUO_SnigA chromosome 8, RoL_Snig_1.1, whole genome shotgun sequence.
CACAATGGCGACTTTCCCCTGATTCATCAAAAGCCGAAGACTTGATGAGTGCGGTCCATTTCTGGGTCAGTGAAAAGCATACAAAGCTGTATCATTGAATAGGCCAGAGGGACAGGAGTGAAGGGGAGGGCCCCTGTTTTGCAAAACACACTATACTAAAAGCCCACTTTGACATCAAACAGTCACAGATGCCTTGTTAAAAAGCAGCAACTCAAAGTAGGTATGCTCTTTATGAGTGTTCAGTTACATCATGCCAAACAAAGGACCTTGATGCAAAAACTGTATCCATTCAACTTGACATTTACAGTGAGCCCCACCACAATGAGAACACCATATTTCCCAGCGAGGTCGGTCCTTTTCCGCCAGGAGCCCAATGGGGTGACCTACCGAATTCCGGCATTGCTCTACCTGCCACGCTGCAGCTCTTTCCTGGCCTTCTGTGAGGAACGCCTCAGCCCGTCTGACTCCCAGGCTCACCTGCTGGTCATGAAGAGAGGGACTTTCTTAAGAAACTATGTTGAGGTGAGATAAGAAAAGTAATATTTCACAAACCAACATGATTTAATATGCATATTTCCAGTGGGAAGGTCTGCAAGTTCTTGGCACGGCGTATCTGCCAGGTCACCGCTCCATGAACCCTTGCCCCGTGTACGATGACTTCACGGGCACCGTCTTTTTGTTCTTCATTGCCATTCTGGGCCACGTGAGCGAGTCCTTCCAGTTGGCCACTGGCAAGAACTTGGCACGCCTCTGCTTCGTCTCCAGCACAGACAATGGCGTTACGTGGAGTCCGGCTACTGATCTCACACAGCAAGTTATAGGAGATACCATCAAAGGCAAGACATCTTAACTTATTTCAAGATCAATATTTCTATTCAAAGCCATagcaaaagtataaaaataaggTTACAATCCATGAATATTCTCCTATGTAAAAGAGTGTTGCGCTGGAACAAACAGTCAAAGCCTGATTGGGCTATTATCTCAGCAGTCAGTATGGGCAACTGCCATATTGATGTTGCAGGTTGATAGCCTAAATGCAACGTAACCAAATAGTGCTGACCACTATCAGACTAGTTGGACATTCAGTTttactgagagaaaaaaaagtatagtactttttgtttgtttggtttgttATTACTTTAACCACTGTTTTTTAATGGTACACTTCTGACAACCACAGCTACAAGCCAAAGTTTTTAAACCTTATTTGTCCCACAGTGCTATTTTTCCTCCTATCCATCATTTGTGAAAGTTCCTCACAGGCTCCTTCTTACAGAATGGGCCACTTTTGCACTGGGACCAGGCCACGGAATCCAGCTCAAGTCCGGACGCCTCCTCATACCCGCCTACGCCTACCACATCGATTGCAAGCATTGCTTTGGAAAGTGGTGTCAGACGACCCCACGTGCCTTCTGCTTCCACAGCGACACCCACGGGCTAACCTGGAGTTTCGGGGAGACCATCCCGGGCCCGGAGAGTGTAGAGTGCCAGGTGGTGTGTGTGGACGAGGAAGATGGGACCAACTTCTTGTACTGCAACGCTCGTAGCCAGTTGGGATTCAGGGTGCAGGCCATAAGTTTGGACAATGGAGCCACATTTCAAGAGGGTCAGCTGGTCCAGAGGTTGATGGAACCTCGGAATGGATGTCACGGGAGCGTGGTGGGCTTTCCAGCTCCACTACAGTTGAGCTCCAATCCTCAATCATCCCACAAAACCGGCTCTCCAAATTTCATAACCCCCACCTGCGTGGTGTACTCCCACCCGACACAGACCAGCGCCCGCAAGGATCTAGGCATTTTTCTAAGTATTCATCCCCGCGACCCCGACAGTTGGTGCGGGCCATGGATAATCTACGAGGGTCCCTGCGCTTACTCCGACTTGGCATACGTGGAGCTGCCGCCCTCGGCCAACTCCCCACCCGCTATGGCCTTCGCCTGCTTGTTCGAGTGTGGCACCAGGACGCCCTGTGATGAGATCTGCTTCAGCATCTTCACCCTCTATGAGCTTATCCACAATCTCCCGCAAGGCTTGAACGTCCTAAGCGAGGATGGTAACAAGCAGGGGGAGACCGAAGTCAACGCTAGCATTGTACACATGAAGAAGCGGAAAAAGCTTGGTGACCTTTGCACTTTgtcttaaattaattttaaagtgTGGTTTCCAGTCATGTTTTGGGGAATTCAGTCGGTTGGTCACCTAGCCACTatcatttgctttaaaaaaaacttgcttatttacactttatttgttttccaaGCATGTGGGCAGATGTGAACTTTTCCAGGAAACACCATAGGCAAATACACTACTGGCAAACATGTTTTGGTTTTGCTTCATATTGTTATTTCCAAAAATGTTCCATTGAAATTGATAACTCTATATAAACCTTGTGGTAATAACTCACTCTTGAATCCTTCCTGCAATTGTGCACATTCAAGGCTATCACCAGACATGCCATTCTAGTTCACTAACCCCAAGTGTTTAGTGACTTGCTTAATATTGCTAAGTCAAATTATCCTGAAAATTATATTCGCATGcattatatgcgagtaaatatggtagtcCTTTGTTCGGCATGACACAGTGGCTGAACGGTATGGATAGAAAAATTACCACCCTAATTGCATCCGTGTCtaaatgatgacaattaggatgACCAAATGATGATTGGGCGATAACTAATC
It contains:
- the neu4 gene encoding sialidase-4 isoform X2, whose amino-acid sequence is MSPTTMRTPYFPARSVLFRQEPNGVTYRIPALLYLPRCSSFLAFCEERLSPSDSQAHLLVMKRGTFLRNYVEWEGLQVLGTAYLPGHRSMNPCPVYDDFTGTVFLFFIAILGHVSESFQLATGKNLARLCFVSSTDNGVTWSPATDLTQQVIGDTIKEWATFALGPGHGIQLKSGRLLIPAYAYHIDCKHCFGKWCQTTPRAFCFHSDTHGLTWSFGETIPGPESVECQVVCVDEEDGTNFLYCNARSQLGFRVQAISLDNGATFQEGQLVQRLMEPRNGCHGSVVGFPAPLQLSSNPQSSHKTGSPNFITPTCVVYSHPTQTSARKDLGIFLSIHPRDPDSWCGPWIIYEGPCAYSDLAYVELPPSANSPPAMAFACLFECGTRTPCDEICFSIFTLYELIHNLPQGLNVLSEDGNKQGETEVNASIVHMKKRKKLGDLCTLS
- the neu4 gene encoding sialidase-4 isoform X1; translated protein: MQKLYPFNLTFTVSPTTMRTPYFPARSVLFRQEPNGVTYRIPALLYLPRCSSFLAFCEERLSPSDSQAHLLVMKRGTFLRNYVEWEGLQVLGTAYLPGHRSMNPCPVYDDFTGTVFLFFIAILGHVSESFQLATGKNLARLCFVSSTDNGVTWSPATDLTQQVIGDTIKEWATFALGPGHGIQLKSGRLLIPAYAYHIDCKHCFGKWCQTTPRAFCFHSDTHGLTWSFGETIPGPESVECQVVCVDEEDGTNFLYCNARSQLGFRVQAISLDNGATFQEGQLVQRLMEPRNGCHGSVVGFPAPLQLSSNPQSSHKTGSPNFITPTCVVYSHPTQTSARKDLGIFLSIHPRDPDSWCGPWIIYEGPCAYSDLAYVELPPSANSPPAMAFACLFECGTRTPCDEICFSIFTLYELIHNLPQGLNVLSEDGNKQGETEVNASIVHMKKRKKLGDLCTLS
- the neu4 gene encoding sialidase-4 isoform X3: MRTPYFPARSVLFRQEPNGVTYRIPALLYLPRCSSFLAFCEERLSPSDSQAHLLVMKRGTFLRNYVEWEGLQVLGTAYLPGHRSMNPCPVYDDFTGTVFLFFIAILGHVSESFQLATGKNLARLCFVSSTDNGVTWSPATDLTQQVIGDTIKEWATFALGPGHGIQLKSGRLLIPAYAYHIDCKHCFGKWCQTTPRAFCFHSDTHGLTWSFGETIPGPESVECQVVCVDEEDGTNFLYCNARSQLGFRVQAISLDNGATFQEGQLVQRLMEPRNGCHGSVVGFPAPLQLSSNPQSSHKTGSPNFITPTCVVYSHPTQTSARKDLGIFLSIHPRDPDSWCGPWIIYEGPCAYSDLAYVELPPSANSPPAMAFACLFECGTRTPCDEICFSIFTLYELIHNLPQGLNVLSEDGNKQGETEVNASIVHMKKRKKLGDLCTLS